Within Anopheles ziemanni chromosome 2, idAnoZiCoDA_A2_x.2, whole genome shotgun sequence, the genomic segment ACTGGTTATTTATATGGTTTTATCTTTAGAAATGTGGGGTTTGGGGGGTGTCCTCATGCAAACGGGGACAGCGGGTTTAAGATACCAAAATGATTACGGTGGTTTGATCAGGGCTGTCGAAGGTGGAAGAATGGTTTCGATGTTCGTATCATTTATTGTTCTGTACGTGaatagattaaaaaaaagtaaagctTTACAGGATTTTTCCAAACGCTTTTTATAGTTTTAAcgtttttatgtaatttattttcgtaCGTTTGACACTTCTGACCTTTTGGCAAGCTAAATACGCCACTCGTTCGTTCGGCCTACCTTTTTTGCCAGCCGGTAGCGGGGAAAATTAATGCATATTGATTTTCGAATTAGAACGACGGAAAGGTggtattttcaattaatttgccTATCAACATTATCGGTAGAAATAGGTTGGATAGGAAaggttttcttccaaacgcaTACCTGCACCGGAAGTTGTATGCATTTTGCTACCGTAGCTGCACAATGCCGGCAGCGCCTGTGTGTTTCGTCTAAATGAAAGAGCTGAACGTTGGAAGAGGGTTGGACACGGGATAGAACGGTCGCTGGGACGCAATGGATTGACTGATTGCATTTCGGCAGTAGCGTGAGTTAACTGCATCGATGTCCGACTGGCTGAGCGTATGGTGACCAAAGTCCGGTTCGCTGTATGGTTTCTGGACAAAAATGCAGAATGGTTGAAGTCAGTTGCAAGTAAAGCACTTTTGGTGATTGACATTTACTTTGTTCATCAGTATCGGATACCGGCGATCTCGGGCACCTGCATAGCGCGTGTAGTGCATGATGCTACCGTAGTTGTACGGGATATGGTATGTTTCGACGTTCCGCTCAAACTTGGCAAAGTTCGTGTTGTAGAACGCATTCGCTGGtgaagtaaaaaaagaaacttgtCATACAAACAAAGTTCAAGGGTTGCTTCTTGACGCTGTCTTACTTTGATACTCCGGCTTGAGCGCGCTCCGGTTGACGTAGACGTACTCGTCCCGGTCCGGTCGGCTCACCTCGTGCAGGAAGCCGAGCACGTGCATCAACTCGTGGATCGGAGTTCCGCGGGTTAGACAGGCAGGTGTTTGCAGATTCATCACATTCTGGCCGTTGTCCAACTGCCTGCCGACGGAGGCGTAGCAGCCCGCATTGTTGCTCGTAATCCGCACGTAGTGCTGAGACTGTGGAGTCCTCGGCATAAACCGCACACAGGTTCTCGTGTGGAACACATTCATCGCCTCCTGAATCGTGCGGATCTCGTGCGGTTCTTGGGTTGGGCGGTTGAGATAACGGATCAATTCTAGGCTTCCTTTTGGTATGACCCTCCTTTGGCGTACTTACTGAATGATTTCGATGATATAAGGTACGGCACGATCGCGTTTGGCCAGCGGGAGGATGTTTGCTCCTCGGACAGCGACAGCCGGTTCTGGCTTCGGGGCGCTGGTAGCATGATGTCCCCTTGGTAGTAGTAGCCGAAACCGAGCTCGTGCGCCGGCTGCTGGTAGAACCGGCTGTCATACTCCTGCACCAGACGACCTACGACGCACGAAAAAGTAGCGCAGAACAATTTGTCTATCAATCTTCGCAAGCACCGATCAATTGGCACGACCACCATCACCtggagcacttttcaaacgctGTTAGCGATCACCTAGAACTTGCTATTTGTCTTACAAAACGCACTTGTCGGTATTAAAGAAAGGGTCTAGGGTTCTTTCTcatctcgcacacacacacacacacacacacgcacacgctaCTTACCAACTTCGGCGCTTTCCGACCGATACGTCTGCCCCGAGCAATGTTTGACACTACTGGCCACTAAACCGAACGTTACTAGCGTTCTTAGTGCGAAGACAGGTAACGCAGCCGCCATGTTGGATCCCTGGGCACACGAGACACGATCCGACCGACCGTCGTTTGATGGCGTTTGGTGACGATTGGCGCGTCGATTCGCGAGCCGTGAGATATTTATATTTGCCCCACTCTGACGATTTCGGCTGCCCAACGGTGGGCGCATATGGACGGACATAATTGTGACACGAGGCTACCGAGGTGCAAAAATCGATCAAAACCCCGATCGTGTAAGGTGGCCATGCCGTACGGGAAGGCTTATTTCGATAGGGTTCATTAACAGGGGGAGAGGCATACACGATCAATTTCAACCTAAATCCAGACTGAAAGTACTACTGCGGAGGGTGTGGGAAACACAGTACTGACCGAAAACATGGACCTGAAAACAATTCTCGATCGTtagaagatgaaaaatattgttaaacaaTACAATTAGGTTCTTAGCTAAttcaaaaagttttttaaaaatggTATTTTGGTCTTTTGACTCACATTTTATGACATGACTTCGGCGACACTTGTGGCTATTTTCCATTACCTACTGTAGTGCCTATcataacaaaatcaaactaaaAGAAAGCATTGTGACATATATTTTACGCCTCGACGTATGCCAATATCCCTCTCCTCGATCGTGGAAAGATATTAAAGGGCCTCGGGGAGGCCCTACGGAAGCTAATGGAGCAATTATGCCACCATGAATTGAGGAAACGCTAACGACTTCACAGTGTCCCGTTCCCAAGCCGTCCGTCTAATTCCACTCTAATTGTGTCGTGTGCAAGTGCAAcaagaaatagaaacaaaaagtgttttgCGCTTATTAACCCTCACCTAAGGGACTAGATTTTAATTGACCAACTAACGTGTGACTGCTCTACATAATTTGACCGAATTGTACCAAACACCGAACCCAATGAATCAAACTCCGGCcatggcttgatcttgaaagGAGGATAAACGTACGTCGGCTTCCGATATGGGGTAAAATGGGGAGGGTAGCACTGCACGGTACAATTGTTGGCAAGACATTCCCGGTGCCTATTGGACAGTGCTTTTATCCGGTTGGTTGCGGTGGCATTAGGGGAAACCATTGTCACCAATTAGGGCGTTATCTAAGTCGTTGCGGCGCACAAAACCGGTCGTAATGCCGGCAAGTGTCAAGTGGTAGCAAATTTTAGATCACTTGTTTTGTACCTATAAGTAGCCCCAATGTTCTCATAATTTCTACGCTTTATGGTTATTTAACTGTTGATTGGTTTACTGTGTTTGGGGATTGTGTTATGTCGATAATTGAACTAAGATGTTGTTGGCAGCCGCTAGATTACAGCCCTCAGtcgaaaaatattttcgtAGCTCCCTTCGCTAACATTTCTTAaattatcaaataaaaaaaatcgaataatACCACTAAAagcttcaaataaaaaaaaactaaaaaaacttTTACGAACACTCTTTTCAAAGGGTCATTTATCACATTTTTAACGTTTAaatcagtaaaaaaaatatttccaatttGGCATTTTTAACCTAAATTTCAAACTACAAATTCCCTATCTGTAGAAGGCTGTCTCTTTCGATACAGTTTTTCtctcaaaaatataaaaagatgcgtttgattgaattgaataGTGTGCCTTGAATGACCCTTTGATTTAAGGTTTCATATGGCCGGTCGGTGCAAGGACTATAAAGTTACTTATGTTTATTTCAgcgataaattattttcctgGTGTTATTCTGGGCAATCGAGGATCCGccacagccgagcggtagcgccggttataAAAACGACCAATGCCCCCCCGGGGCTCACCAACTTCACGCTATGGATTTGAATCCAAACCGACCCTTCCCGGTACGTgaagactgactatccacgtacaaaaggaaaataagtctagtaagcccttaacaTGTTAACCCCCATGTCAGCCCATGGGGACTGACGGTGAAGTTTCCGTTCACGCCACGTCGGCCCCTAGGGACTAACGAATTCATGAGTCGCGTCGGTCCGTTAGTATCAGTCCGCCAGTGTGCATCATTTTCATGCACTCTCTTCGTTTCTTCCTGTccacttcgtttcgtttccccgGTGCGTATCGTGACAGTGACATCGAAACGAAATTAACGGAACGGTGTCACAAAATGGGCTaggcggttaacgtgttaaaaggCAGGCATGAGCAAGATGATCGTTACGCCAACCAAAAGAAGAAGATTATTAGCTTGGTCTTTAGTTCTCTctcatatttttaatttttccaaagACTAGCAATCACGAACAATCCTTTGTTGTACTAATTGGTATGTTTTACATGTTCTGTAATTTGAGGGCCCTGGGATTAGAAATTTTAAATGGTGGCAAAGGAACCTCCAACACGTGTTGGAAATTTCAGCCGTTATTTCAAATTGTTACAAATCTGGTTGATACTTGTTCAAGCAACCTTGATTATGAGATTTGTTTTGATCTTTCAGGCAACACTGCTGTCAATTTCGTTCTGTGCCTGTTCAATAGTGGTGGGAAATCCGGTCTCAGATCCGGATCTCCTATCCTAAGTACACTTACAGCGTTTCAAACTAATTGCTTGGGTTGACCACGTTGGTTCATGCAAGTTATACCGATAGTTTCTAATAAGAGAGAACTTTTGATTATGCTTCAAAGTCAAATCTGATCGAATCACAAACGAATGAAATCTGATTAATATCCTTCAAATGAaatccaatttatttttaaattccgCCTAAAGATCGAATCTTAGAATCTTCGGAATCTGATTGTGCCATCACTAGTACGGTTTCCTAACTCCGAAGTGAAGCACTTTGCCACAAAGTTTTCGCATCTATTCCCTAAAAATGGCTTCTAAAAGCAAAGTTATCATTAAAATTGAAGAAGACATTCGAATATTC encodes:
- the LOC131293606 gene encoding hatching enzyme 1.2-like; its protein translation is MAAALPVFALRTLVTFGLVASSVKHCSGQTYRSESAEVGRLVQEYDSRFYQQPAHELGFGYYYQGDIMLPAPRSQNRLSLSEEQTSSRWPNAIVPYLISSKSFKPHEIRTIQEAMNVFHTRTCVRFMPRTPQSQHYVRITSNNAGCYASVGRQLDNGQNVMNLQTPACLTRGTPIHELMHVLGFLHEVSRPDRDEYVYVNRSALKPEYQTNAFYNTNFAKFERNVETYHIPYNYGSIMHYTRYAGARDRRYPILMNKKPYSEPDFGHHTLSQSDIDAVNSRYCRNAISQSIASQRPFYPVSNPLPTFSSFI